A genomic segment from Flavobacterium inviolabile encodes:
- a CDS encoding CPBP family intramembrane glutamic endopeptidase, whose product MNLTAQIKNVNWLRIVLFYGIVLTGTYFARKLPNLLNLILVKLTDIPFTFNYNHGIVTIAASLLFYKFSGVKQEITLLGNHKIKSLLFPAILFVCYTIYGINNSHGVDKHLWALLFCSFAFVYNIMEEYAWRGYLIESFGKINFVLKSILSGSFWAVWHLLIFNNFDQYGGFWIFFAFCIVFSFILTFAVLRTKSIIAPAAIHAFIIQTNIVALICFILFMLLLLTWNKKIKPAKTVAIDR is encoded by the coding sequence ATGAATTTAACAGCACAAATCAAAAATGTAAATTGGTTACGCATTGTATTGTTTTACGGAATTGTACTAACCGGGACATATTTTGCCCGGAAGCTTCCCAATTTATTAAACCTGATTTTAGTAAAATTAACCGACATCCCTTTTACCTTTAATTATAATCACGGCATCGTGACGATAGCAGCATCGCTCCTGTTCTATAAATTCAGCGGTGTAAAACAGGAAATCACCTTATTGGGAAATCATAAAATCAAAAGCCTGTTATTTCCGGCGATATTGTTTGTTTGCTATACGATATATGGCATCAATAACAGTCACGGTGTAGATAAGCATTTATGGGCATTGCTATTCTGTTCCTTTGCTTTTGTGTATAATATCATGGAAGAATATGCCTGGAGAGGCTATCTGATTGAAAGTTTCGGAAAAATAAACTTCGTCCTGAAAAGCATTCTCTCGGGTTCATTCTGGGCTGTCTGGCATCTTTTGATTTTTAACAACTTCGATCAGTACGGAGGTTTTTGGATTTTCTTTGCTTTCTGTATCGTCTTTTCTTTTATACTCACGTTTGCCGTTTTACGGACAAAATCGATAATAGCTCCCGCTGCTATTCACGCCTTTATCATTCAGACAAATATTGTTGCCTTGATCTGTTTTATATTGTTTATGTTACTGCTGCTAACCTGGAACAAAAAAATAAAGCCGGCAAAAACCGTTGCTATAGACCGTTAA
- a CDS encoding DUF1398 domain-containing protein translates to MFTVAQINAVHSKVKSGADFPAYIREIKQLGVTFYEVYVTDGHTDYYGAGDYKTSGGAKYETIAIAPIADAARFKAILKAHQQGKTDYPAFCNSSAASGIEKWAMCLDKMTCTYYDKAGTVILVESIPE, encoded by the coding sequence ATGTTTACAGTAGCGCAAATCAACGCAGTACACAGCAAGGTAAAATCCGGTGCCGATTTTCCGGCATATATCCGGGAAATAAAACAGCTTGGCGTTACCTTTTATGAAGTGTATGTAACCGACGGTCATACCGACTATTACGGAGCCGGTGATTATAAAACTTCAGGTGGTGCTAAATATGAAACTATTGCTATCGCCCCAATTGCTGATGCAGCCCGGTTTAAAGCCATATTAAAAGCCCATCAGCAGGGTAAAACCGATTATCCCGCATTTTGCAACAGCAGTGCAGCATCAGGGATTGAGAAATGGGCAATGTGTCTGGACAAAATGACCTGTACCTATTATGACAAAGCCGGTACAGTAATCCTTGTGGAGTCCATTCCGGAGTGA
- a CDS encoding serine hydrolase domain-containing protein codes for MIKNYLACLFGFFVSSFVLAQEIDTRKLDLYFKSLEDNNKFMGSVAISQNGKIVYTKTIGLAAVENNLKANENSKYRIGSISKTFTAVLILKAVENKKLALDQTIEKFFPTLANANRITIKQLLGHRSGVHDFTDDEDYETWNTKARTEKEMVAVITKGGSDFEPDTEAAYSNSNYVLLTYILEKTFKKPYAELLTSNITKPLGLTNTYLGGKINTAKNECRSYRFEAGWQAEPETDISIPLGAGGIVSTPTDLVKFSNALFGGKLLKAENLELMKTVKDNYGLGLFKIPFYENISYGHRGGIDKFTAVFSHSSEGNIAIALVSNGSNYNNNEIPLAILSAVYNKPFDLPEFKTYAVRSEDLDQYLGTYASSQIPVKITISKDNKTLIAQPGEQSPYPLEATEKDKFKYYKTGIALEFNPAENTVILKQGGKEFVFTKA; via the coding sequence ATGATTAAGAATTATTTGGCCTGTTTGTTTGGCTTTTTCGTTTCGTCATTTGTACTGGCACAAGAGATAGACACACGGAAACTGGATTTATATTTTAAATCATTGGAAGATAATAACAAATTTATGGGCAGTGTGGCGATTTCCCAAAATGGTAAAATAGTTTATACCAAAACGATTGGACTCGCTGCGGTTGAAAACAACCTCAAAGCAAACGAAAATTCAAAATACAGGATAGGTTCGATCTCAAAAACATTCACCGCTGTTTTGATTTTGAAAGCTGTTGAAAACAAAAAATTAGCTTTGGATCAAACCATTGAAAAGTTTTTTCCAACCCTCGCAAATGCAAACAGGATCACGATTAAACAGCTGCTTGGCCACCGAAGCGGTGTACACGATTTTACCGATGATGAGGATTATGAGACCTGGAATACCAAAGCCAGAACGGAAAAAGAAATGGTAGCAGTTATCACTAAGGGAGGAAGCGATTTTGAACCGGACACGGAAGCAGCATACAGTAATTCGAATTATGTACTGCTGACGTATATACTGGAAAAAACCTTTAAAAAACCGTATGCCGAACTGTTGACGAGCAATATAACCAAACCGCTCGGACTGACCAATACCTATTTAGGTGGCAAGATAAACACGGCTAAGAATGAATGCAGATCATACCGTTTTGAAGCAGGCTGGCAGGCAGAACCGGAAACGGATATTTCCATTCCGCTGGGAGCGGGCGGAATTGTGTCTACACCTACCGACCTGGTAAAATTCAGCAATGCCCTTTTTGGCGGAAAGCTGCTGAAAGCGGAAAACCTTGAATTAATGAAAACGGTAAAAGACAACTACGGACTGGGATTGTTTAAAATACCGTTTTATGAAAACATAAGTTACGGACATAGAGGCGGAATAGATAAATTTACAGCTGTTTTTTCCCATTCTTCCGAAGGTAATATTGCTATCGCCCTGGTCTCAAACGGAAGCAATTATAACAATAATGAGATTCCTCTGGCTATTCTGAGTGCTGTTTACAACAAGCCTTTTGATCTTCCGGAGTTTAAAACGTATGCCGTTCGTTCGGAAGACTTGGACCAATACCTGGGAACGTATGCTTCCAGCCAGATTCCGGTTAAAATAACCATATCCAAAGATAACAAAACGCTTATCGCACAGCCCGGAGAGCAATCGCCGTATCCATTGGAAGCCACGGAAAAAGACAAGTTTAAATATTATAAAACGGGTATTGCCCTGGAGTTTAATCCGGCGGAAAATACGGTGATCTTAAAACAGGGAGGAAAGGAGTTTGTATTTACAAAAGCTTAA
- a CDS encoding class I SAM-dependent methyltransferase, with protein MMANETEKPEFWEAAFGEKQEMWGFEPAKSAVLTTEFFVRESVKNVLIPGIGYGRNAQIFKENGMTVTGIEISKTAIAMAEKHYGNDMVIHHGSVTDMPFDKNRYDGIFCYALIHLLDSSEREKLIRDCYNQLSENGYMVFTVISKEAPTYGQGNCISTDRYEIFDGVKMFFYDRESIASEFGKAGLSEITAIQESQPFFLIKCKKGDI; from the coding sequence ATGATGGCAAATGAAACCGAAAAACCGGAATTTTGGGAAGCAGCCTTTGGCGAAAAGCAGGAAATGTGGGGCTTTGAACCCGCAAAGTCTGCTGTATTGACAACGGAATTTTTTGTCCGGGAATCGGTAAAAAACGTCCTGATACCCGGAATTGGCTACGGCCGTAATGCGCAGATATTCAAAGAAAACGGAATGACCGTTACTGGAATTGAGATCTCCAAAACGGCAATTGCCATGGCGGAAAAACATTACGGAAATGATATGGTTATCCATCACGGGTCGGTAACGGATATGCCCTTTGACAAAAACCGCTATGACGGGATATTCTGTTATGCCCTGATTCACTTATTAGACAGCAGCGAAAGGGAAAAACTGATTCGTGACTGCTATAATCAGCTATCGGAGAATGGCTATATGGTCTTTACGGTCATTTCAAAAGAAGCGCCTACCTATGGGCAGGGTAACTGTATCAGTACCGATCGTTATGAGATCTTTGACGGTGTCAAAATGTTCTTTTATGACCGGGAATCCATCGCATCCGAGTTTGGCAAAGCCGGATTATCTGAGATAACGGCAATTCAGGAAAGTCAGCCTTTTTTTCTGATTAAATGTAAAAAAGGGGATATTTAA
- a CDS encoding 5'-methylthioadenosine/S-adenosylhomocysteine nucleosidase family protein — protein MIKIGENISYEISDTLFVFALDSEAGDAFDDKNKLITGIGKVNATLALVKEIHKRRPKLIVNLGSAGSNTFGKGEVVCCTKFIQRDMDVRGLGYDQYETPFSGIPTVLNYGFKIDSLKEGVCGSGDSFEMNQQEREYNIVDMEAYPLALVAMKENIPFLCLKYISDDAGSDAAEDWSIQVHLAATAFKTVLFTK, from the coding sequence ATGATTAAAATCGGAGAGAATATTAGTTACGAAATTTCAGATACACTTTTTGTTTTCGCATTGGATTCGGAAGCAGGAGATGCTTTTGATGATAAAAACAAATTAATTACCGGTATCGGTAAAGTAAACGCAACTTTGGCATTGGTAAAGGAAATCCATAAAAGAAGACCCAAATTAATAGTAAATCTTGGCTCGGCAGGAAGCAATACCTTTGGTAAAGGGGAAGTGGTGTGCTGTACTAAATTTATTCAGAGGGACATGGATGTAAGAGGGCTTGGATATGATCAATATGAAACCCCTTTCTCGGGTATCCCCACAGTATTAAATTATGGATTTAAAATTGACAGCCTGAAGGAAGGAGTTTGCGGAAGCGGCGATAGTTTTGAAATGAATCAGCAGGAACGTGAGTATAATATTGTCGATATGGAAGCCTATCCTTTAGCGCTGGTAGCCATGAAAGAAAACATCCCGTTTCTTTGCTTAAAGTATATTTCCGATGATGCCGGGAGTGATGCGGCAGAAGACTGGTCCATACAGGTACACTTAGCGGCAACAGCATTTAAAACAGTACTCTTTACAAAATAA
- a CDS encoding RluA family pseudouridine synthase, with amino-acid sequence MQHTTQNSITYFSDSSLNGITVPERFTFPFYYEPHPLTQIAAAELQHYLETQTELDHNFGLTADQQGLVIGKMFGVLVVQDNNGKLGYLAAFSGKLAGTNNHPKFVPPVFDMLIENSFFLKEEEILNSINQQIKAIESDEHYSILKSNFEQFTAQSVLEMTAFKKQLKSNKENRKKHREAQQPVLSEQEYTHFEADLIKQSLSDKWELTVLSNRWKQLLEATQSEITLFENSIEALKKERKEKSAALQQQLFEQYAFLNQDGKEKSLQAIFSETVFGKPPAAAGECATPKLLQYAFLNGYKPIAMAEFWWGASPKSEIRKHRQFYPACTGKCKPILSHMLEGVPMDENPLLKNSGEGTTLTIVYEDDSLVVVNKPAELLSVPGIQIQDSVYTRLQAAFGNIEPLIIHRLDMSTSGLLVVAKTKEAHKHIQRQFLKRTVIKRYTALLSKVISGEEGEIKLPLRGDLDNRPSQLVCFEFGKKAHTRWKVIQRNETTTKVHFWPLTGRTHQLRMHAAHELGLNAPIVGDDLYGTASNRLHLHAAYLEFVHPRTKEILCFEAAEAF; translated from the coding sequence GTGCAGCACACAACTCAAAATAGCATTACTTACTTTTCCGATAGCTCGTTAAACGGGATCACCGTACCGGAACGGTTTACGTTTCCGTTCTATTATGAGCCGCACCCGTTAACCCAAATTGCCGCTGCCGAATTGCAGCACTATCTGGAAACCCAAACGGAGCTGGATCATAATTTCGGACTGACAGCAGACCAGCAGGGACTTGTTATCGGTAAGATGTTTGGCGTTTTGGTGGTTCAGGACAACAACGGGAAACTGGGTTATCTGGCTGCCTTTTCAGGAAAACTGGCCGGCACCAACAATCATCCGAAGTTTGTTCCGCCGGTTTTTGACATGCTGATTGAAAACAGCTTTTTCTTAAAAGAAGAGGAAATCCTCAACAGCATCAACCAGCAGATCAAAGCCATCGAGTCGGATGAACATTACAGCATCCTTAAAAGTAATTTTGAGCAGTTTACCGCCCAATCTGTCTTAGAGATGACCGCTTTTAAAAAACAATTAAAAAGCAATAAAGAAAACCGGAAAAAACACCGTGAAGCACAGCAACCGGTCTTAAGCGAACAGGAATACACTCATTTTGAAGCAGATCTGATCAAACAGAGTTTAAGCGATAAATGGGAACTGACAGTTTTATCGAACAGGTGGAAACAGCTTTTGGAAGCGACCCAATCTGAAATTACCCTATTCGAAAACAGCATTGAAGCCTTAAAGAAAGAACGCAAAGAAAAATCGGCAGCCTTACAGCAGCAGCTCTTTGAACAATATGCCTTCCTGAACCAGGACGGAAAGGAAAAAAGCCTGCAGGCGATTTTCAGCGAGACTGTTTTTGGAAAACCACCGGCCGCCGCAGGAGAATGTGCCACACCGAAATTGTTACAATATGCCTTTCTAAACGGCTATAAACCTATTGCTATGGCCGAATTCTGGTGGGGTGCTTCGCCAAAATCGGAAATCCGGAAACACAGGCAGTTTTATCCGGCCTGTACCGGAAAATGCAAACCCATTCTGAGCCACATGCTGGAAGGCGTTCCTATGGATGAAAATCCGCTTTTAAAAAATTCAGGTGAAGGAACCACACTAACCATTGTTTATGAGGATGACAGCCTTGTCGTGGTTAACAAACCCGCCGAACTGCTCTCTGTTCCGGGAATCCAAATCCAGGATTCCGTTTATACCCGGCTTCAGGCGGCTTTCGGAAACATTGAACCGCTCATCATTCATCGGCTGGACATGTCTACTTCCGGACTTCTGGTGGTGGCCAAAACCAAAGAAGCCCACAAACACATTCAAAGGCAGTTTTTAAAACGAACGGTTATCAAACGGTATACGGCACTGCTTTCCAAAGTGATTTCCGGGGAAGAAGGCGAAATAAAATTACCGTTACGGGGTGATCTGGACAACCGGCCAAGCCAGCTGGTTTGTTTCGAATTCGGAAAAAAAGCGCATACCCGATGGAAGGTTATCCAACGGAATGAAACGACAACCAAAGTCCATTTCTGGCCGCTTACCGGGCGTACCCACCAGCTGCGTATGCATGCCGCACACGAACTGGGACTGAATGCGCCCATAGTGGGTGATGATTTATACGGAACGGCTTCCAACAGGCTGCATCTTCATGCGGCTTACCTTGAATTTGTGCATCCCAGAACCAAAGAAATACTCTGCTTTGAAGCAGCCGAAGCTTTTTAA
- a CDS encoding HAAS signaling domain-containing protein, whose product MKFKEIVFRDQNSKRIYLDYIARIQQATKVLDKENQQEILLEINSHIYESLMDNAAGEKGEVEKLLDVVEKLGQPEVFLKPLVAEKKLEEATRTFNPVKIIKALALNIGNGISYVIFAVLYLLLFGFLFVIVAKIADPQNVGLFYRKDVVFILGYYREKGVDYTQYEQLGSWFIPLMLLLAVIFYVLITLLFRLKRTLNKK is encoded by the coding sequence ATGAAATTTAAAGAAATAGTATTCCGGGATCAGAATTCAAAAAGGATATATCTGGATTATATCGCAAGAATCCAGCAGGCTACAAAAGTGCTGGATAAGGAAAATCAGCAGGAGATTTTACTGGAAATCAACAGTCATATCTATGAAAGTCTGATGGATAATGCCGCCGGTGAAAAAGGGGAGGTTGAGAAATTACTGGATGTCGTGGAAAAACTGGGGCAGCCGGAAGTTTTCCTGAAACCTTTGGTTGCCGAAAAGAAATTAGAAGAAGCAACCAGAACGTTTAATCCGGTAAAAATAATAAAAGCCCTTGCACTGAATATTGGTAACGGTATTTCCTATGTGATTTTTGCCGTTTTGTATTTGCTGCTATTTGGTTTCCTGTTCGTAATTGTCGCTAAAATTGCCGATCCTCAGAATGTCGGGCTTTTTTACCGGAAGGATGTGGTTTTTATTTTAGGATATTATAGAGAGAAGGGCGTTGATTATACCCAATATGAACAATTAGGCAGTTGGTTTATACCGCTTATGCTGCTGTTGGCAGTAATTTTCTATGTACTGATAACCCTGTTATTCCGCTTAAAAAGAACCTTAAATAAAAAATAG
- a CDS encoding PadR family transcriptional regulator, with product MNEDFTTKWISQLKKGTLSFLVLSILKDGKEYYGYDLINEIRKKTKIEIAEGTLYPLMNRLKKENLVESKWVEQDSGIPRKYYNITPLGQNTTNEMKAYWDNLNTIINAI from the coding sequence ATGAACGAAGATTTTACAACCAAATGGATATCACAGCTCAAGAAAGGCACTTTGTCTTTCCTGGTGCTGAGTATTTTGAAAGACGGCAAGGAATACTATGGGTATGACCTGATTAATGAGATCCGGAAAAAGACCAAAATTGAAATTGCCGAAGGAACGCTTTATCCTTTGATGAACCGGCTGAAAAAGGAAAATTTAGTGGAGTCAAAATGGGTAGAACAGGACTCGGGTATTCCGAGGAAGTATTATAACATTACCCCATTGGGACAAAATACGACAAACGAAATGAAAGCCTATTGGGACAACCTCAATACAATAATAAACGCAATATGA